A stretch of the Vigna radiata var. radiata cultivar VC1973A chromosome 9, Vradiata_ver6, whole genome shotgun sequence genome encodes the following:
- the LOC106773216 gene encoding O-glucosyltransferase rumi homolog, with the protein MIKWIFVSIIVLVLFVASSFILEIDLSRIGGSTLRRIIIFNNQPNEFSISCSDGNSTETCSSYYPTNIEFEDDSPTTSCPEYFRWIHEDLKPWKNTGITREMVERGKNISHIRLVIVNGKAYIEKHGKVFQTRDMFTIWGILQLLRLYPGKIPDLEIMFQCGDKTVVSKKDFQEPQISPPPVFHYCGNEHSYDIVFPDWTFWGWAELNIRPWETTLHNIQEGNKIVKWKDRIPYAFWKGNPKVSYVRGELGKCNATENHDWNARIYGIQWQNEKANHFENAKLENQCTFRYKIYTEGATWSVSEKYIIACDSMTMFIEPKYYDFFTRNMLPLQHYWPISIRNMCEEIKYAVDWGNSHLHIAEAIGQRGTKYVVENLKMKFVYDYMFHLLNEYAKLMKFKPIIPTEAVETCAESMVCSVRGLKKRLFVESIVTSPSETPPCTIPPPYTPQTLKEFLQHKQNLLNQVKTRTINIKE; encoded by the exons ATGATCAAATGGATTTTCGTCTCCATCATCGTCTTGGTTCTTTTTGTTGCAAGCTCTTTTATCCTCGAAATCGATCTT TCCAGAATAGGAGGAAGTACTCTTAGGAGaattattatattcaataaCCAACCAAATGAATTCTCAATCAGTTGCTCTGATGGGAACTCAACAGAAACATGTTCATCGTACTATCCAACAAACATTGAGTTTGAAGATGATTCACCAACAACATCATGTCCAGAATACTTTAGATGGATTCATGAAGATCTAAAACCATGGAAGAATACAGGAATCACAAGGGAAATGGTTGAAAGAGGCAAAAACATTTCACATATTAGGCTTGTAATTGTAAATGGAAAAGCTTACATAGAAAAACATGGCAAAGTGTTTCAAACAAGAGATATGTTTACAATATGGGGAATTTTGCAACTCCTAAGGTTGTATCCAGGAAAAATACCAGATTTGGAGATAATGTTTCAATGTGGAGACAAAACTGTGGTGAGCAAAAAAGATTTCCAGGAACCACAAATTTCACCTCCACCTGTGTTCCATTACTGTGGAAATGAACATTCATATGATATTGTCTTTCCTGATTGGACCTTCTGGGGCTG GGCTGAGCTTAACATAAGACCATGGGAAACAACATTACATAATATACAAGAAGGCAACAAAATAGTGAAATGGAAGGATAGGATACCCTATGCTTTTTGGAAGGGCAACCCCAAAGTGTCCTATGTCAGGGGAGAGCTAGGCAAGTGCAATGCCACAGAAAACCATGATTGGAATGCAAGAATATATGGCATA cAATGGCAGAACGAGAAAGCAAACCATTTCGAGAACGCAAAACTAGAAAATCAATGTACATTTAG ATACAAGATCTACACAGAAGGGGCTACATGGTCTGTGAGTGAAAAGTACATAATAGCATGTGACTCGATGACCATGTTCATAGAACCTAAGTATTATGACTTCTTTACAAGAAACATGTTACCTTTACAACACTATTGGCCTATCAGCATCAGAAACATGTGTGAAGAGATTAAGTATGCAGTGGATTGGGGAAATTCTCACCTTCACATT GCAGAGGCGATTGGTCAGAGAGGAACTAAGTACGTTGTAGAGaatttaaagatgaaatttGTGTATGATTACATGTTTCATCTACTAAATGAGTATGCAAAGCTCATGAAATTCAAACCAATTATACCTACAGAAGCTGTTGAAACTTGTGCTGAAAGTATGGTTTGCTCTGTGCGTGGTTTAAAGAAACGTCTTTTTGTTGAGTCCATTGTAACTTCACCAAGTGAGACACCTCCATGTACAATACCTCCGCCTTATACACCACAAACTTTGAAAGAGTTTCTGCAACATAAGCAAAATCTGTTGAATCAAGTGAAGACAAGGACGATAAATATAAAGGAATGA